The following proteins are encoded in a genomic region of Cervus elaphus chromosome 15, mCerEla1.1, whole genome shotgun sequence:
- the ZNF22 gene encoding zinc finger protein 22 → MRLGKPKGGISRSSSQGKVYENQRKTGRQRQRWGMTVRFDSSLSRLRRSLDEKPYKCVECEKSFSQSSTLFQHQKIHTGKKSHKCADCGKSFFQSSNLIQHRRIHTGEKPYKCDECGERFKQSSNLIQHQRIHTGEKPYQCDECGRCFSQSSHLIQHQRTHTGEKPYQCSECGKCFSQSSHLRQHMKVHKEEKPRKTRGKNIRAKTHLVSSWKAGKGRKSVAGLR, encoded by the coding sequence ATGCGGTTAGGAAAACCTAAAGGAGGTATATCTCGGAGCTCAAGCCAAGGAAAAGTCTATGAGAACCAGCGCAAAACAGGCCGGCAGCGGCAGAGATGGGGGATGACTGTCCGATTTGACTCAAGCTTGAGTAGGCTGAGAAGAAGCTTGGatgagaagccttataaatgtgtTGAATGTGAAAAGAGCTTCAGTCAGAGCTCAACTCTTTTTCAACACCAGAAGATCCATACTGGAAAGAAATCCCATAAATGTGCAGATTGTGGGAAAAGTTTCTTTCAGAGTTCTAATCTCATTCAGCATCGCCGGATCCACACCGGGGAAAAGCCCTATAAATGCGATGAGTGTGGAGAGAGGTTTAAACAGAGCTCAAATCTCATTCAgcaccagagaattcatactggagaaaaaccctATCAGTGTGATGAATGTGGCCGATGCTTCAGCCAGAGTTCCCACCTCATTCAGCATCAGAGAACCCACACTGGGGAGAAACCCTACCAGTGCAGTGAATGTGGCAAATGCTTCAGCCAGAGCTCTCACCTTAGGCAGCACATGAAGGTACACAAAGAAGAGAAGCCCCGTAAAACCCGAGGCAAAAATATCAGGGCAAAAACTCACTTGGTATCATCTTGGAAAGCTGGTAAAGGAAGAAAGTCAGTGGCTGGTCTCCGCTAA